DNA from Opitutus sp. ER46:
GTGAACTTGTACCAGTCGCGCCACAGCGCCTGGTCCGCCGCGTTCTTCGAGGCGAACAGCGCGCGGCCCATCTCGTACGTGTACCGACCGCTGGTCTTGATCTCGAGCCGGCCGCCCGTCACCTGGCCCATCACCTGGTAGTTCTCCGCCGATTTGCCGGAGCCCGAGTGGAACCCGATGCTGGCGTCGAACTTCCGGCACACCGCCCACTGCTTCTCGATCAGCGCGCGCAGGGCGTTGTTGTCAGGATACGGCATGTTCTTCTGGAAGCCGAATGCCGGCGCCACGAAGTTGATGTGCATCCCCAGCTCTTCGCAGAGCGACAGCATGATCGCCGTTGTCTCGGGCGTGGTCAGGCCGGGCAGTTCGTCGATCGAAAGCTCGCGCAGGTAGGTCCGACCGGCCGGCGTCGTGAACAGCCGCGCCCGCGCCGCGGCGTACTTCGCGTCGCGCCGCTTCATCTTCTCCACCGCGGGCCAGACGTAGGCGAGGAGCTTGGCCGCCTCGGCGTCGTTGACCGTCAGGCCGGCCGCTTTCACGCGCGCCTTCACCTTGGCCACGAGGTCCGCCGGCACGTTGGCCTTCACCCATGCCTCGGCGTCCGCCGGGACCTTTGTCTGCGCCAGCTCCGGCGAGAGATCGAAGGTGATGTAGCTCGCCAGCACGCAGCCGTTCACCAGCGCGTCCTCGCGGACGTCAAACTTGCCGCCGATCGGCTGGTGGTCGGCGTTGAAGCTCCAGGCGACGCCGCGGTGATGAAAGCCGGTCTTCAGCTTCGCCATCACGCAACCGTGGCTCATGCCTTCGACGCTCTGGCCCTGGTGGCCTTCCGGCACATTGGTGCCAATGAACGGGAACGGCACGGTGTCCAGCTTGCCGCCCAGCATCACGTCCACGTCGTACACGAGTTCGCGCGGGATCGAGTTCTGGTTGGCGGTGACGCCCAGGTTCAGCGCGCTCATCGCCCAGTCCACCGCGGGCCAGTGCAGCGTCGTGAAACGCGCGCCGATGCCCAGCGTGCTCTGGCCCAGCTTGGCGCCGGCCGTCGGGAAAATCGTACTCTGCGGATTGTGCTCCTGGATCAGGTTCTTGAGCTGGAGCAGGTTCGCGAACGTCGCCGGGAAGGCGAACGCCCCGCCCGGCAGCGCCACGCCGTCGGCGAGGACCATCGCGCTCGCGCCCGGGCCCTCCAGCCGCCAGGCGCAGTCGCCGTGCGCGTTTTCAAGGAGAGTCCAGGACCCTGCCTTGGTTTCAAAGCGGCTCTTCGCGTACGCCTTGACCGAGGCGCCGGAAGTGAGTTCGCGGCGAAGCTCGGGCCAGTCCAGGCAGAAGTCGGGGCTAACACAGGGATTCGTCGCGATCCGCAGATTGTTTTTGAGAAGAAACGCGTTGATCGAGGACATGGGGTTTCGCGTGAAAGTCTGAGTGCCGCACATTCCCTGTCGGCTGACAAGCCTCCGATTCGGACTCGTGTCCGCACGCGCGGCGCGCGCAAAAAAACGCCCGCCTCTCCCCCCGTCAGGCCGGTACGACCAAGCACCCGCAGCCTGGGCCCTCCCCGATGCGACGTTGATATCGTTGACCATGGCCGAGCGCGGCACCCAGCGCGTGAACGCGACGTTCGAGGACTTCGCGTCGAGTTGACGCAGCCCTGGCCTTCTCCACCGCCGCAGCTGGTGGCGTTCGAGCCGTCAGCGAGCCTCGCTCAGTGCTCCCACTTGTCCTGCGCGTCGCGGACAAGCTGGCTGAGCACCCCAAACCGTACTTCACCGTAATTCAGCGCGTAGCGCAGCGTGCCACCCCGGTAGATCCAGGTTGTCGGCAACCACGTCACGGGCTGGCCGAGGAAGTGGGTCATCCGGTCCGCTTTCTTCCGCGAGGTGTTCGGGTGCATCAACAGCTGGAAGTTTGGCTGCGCGCCGACGCCCTGCTTCTCCAGCAGCGCGCGGCCGTCCTCCTCCTTGCCCGCCCACACCGTTACGAAAATCACCTTCACGTCCGGATTCGCCGTCAGAAACGCCGGCCAGCCTTCCGGCTTCAGCTCGGCCGTGCAGTTCGGACACCACGGCGCCCAGAGATGCACGATCGTCACCGTCGGCGCCTTCACCGCCTCGGCCACCTGCTGCTCGACCGGCGACGGCTCACCCGCCCACGCCGCACTCGTGATGACGCCCAAGCCGACCAGCCACGGAAGGAGTTTCATGCCGCGCACCGTAGGGCTCCCGGCGCGGCATGCAACCGCGCGCCCGCACCCCGCCCTCCCTCCGCCCGCGCCCCATGATCCTGGTTGCATCGCGCCATTGCGCCCGCCGCCACAACCGCCAGCGTCGGGATCTCCCTCGCGGTGCCCGGCGCCCCCGCGCCACCGCCGCCTCAATGTATGCACCCCGTCGCCTCCACTCCTTCCTCCGCACTCCGCGCCACCCTCATCGCCCTCGCGTGCGCCACGCTCTGCCCCGACGCCGCCCTCCGCGCCGCGCCCAAACCCGGCGTCGACCTGCCGGTCCCGGCCATCAAGACCGCCCCCGCGACGATGGAGACGCTCCTCGATTCGCACCGGTTCGAGGACCTCTTCGCGCCTTTCCGCACCGACACCGTGGCGCTCTCTCCAGACGGCAAGCTGCTCGCCTACACCGTACACGAAAAGGACGAGCTCTACGTCTGCATCCTCCCCATCGACGCGCCCAAGGAACTCATGGCGCGCCTCCTCGTCCTCACCGACGAACTCGCCACGCCCATGATGCAGGCCCGCTCGGGCGAAAACACGCCCGCCCGCCTGCGCTGGCTTTGCTGGGTCACACCGACGCGCCTCGTCTTCGAAACCAACCGCGTCTTCCCGTACACCCGGAAGAGCGGCGACTGGGCCAACGCCAGCGGCGAGATCATCGCCGTCGACGCCGACGGCAAGAATCCCCGCTCGCTTGCCAACCCGCGTGCCATCCGCCGGCCGTTCGAGAACCGCGTCAACAGTCCGACCGCGTCCGCGCTCGCCGCCGAAGCCGCCGCCCCCGCCCCATCCATCGACGATCCGCTGGCCAACATCCGCACCCAGAAGAACGAGCTGATGGACATCGACGAGTCCCGCGGCGGTGAACCCGCCACGCTGCGCGTCATCGGCCTCCACCCCACCGCGGCCGACCAGATTCTCCTCCGCACCGAGGGCCGCACGTTCAAGGTGTACGAGGCCAACGTCCTCACCGGTGAAATCCGCCAGCGGAGCGAGGAGACGTCCGTGCCCAACACGCTCACGTTGCTCGATCGCCTCGGCCGCCCGCGCGTCAGCGTCGTCACCTCCTTCCGCGCCGCCTTCCCCCGCACGTTCGTGCTCGAGCCAGCCACCCTCACCGGCCAGCGCCGCGCACTCAGCGAGCAGACCGAGGTCCCCGGCTTCGCCATCGCCCCGGAGTCCTACTTCGGCACGCGCGCCGTCCCGCTCGGCTTCGACGACAATCCCGACATTCTTTACTACGCGTCCAACGTCGGCCGCGACACCTACGGTTTCTACGCGCTCGACCTGACCACCGGCAAACGCACGATCCGCGCGATCGAGACGCCCGCCTTCGATCTCTACCGTCCCCAGCCGGGCACGTTCGGCGACGCCGGCGCGTTCGGGTACCAGGGTGAAGCCACCGGCGGCTCGTCCTCCAGCAACGGCACCGATCCGTTCGCCGCCGCGCTCGCCGCTGCCGCCGGCGACGCCGACGATCCCGATCCCAACCGGCCCGGCTCGCCCGACCTCGTCCATGACCGCTACCGCCACACCCTCGCCGGGATTCGTTTCGAGGGGCTGTCCCGCTCCGCCGTATGGCTCGTGCCCGAGCTCCGCGTCGTCCAGGGCTGGCTCGCCACCAACCTCCCGGGCCAGACCGCCGAGATCATCGACTGGGACCAGGCCATGGAACGCGTGCTCGTCCTCGTGCGCCGCGCCACCGACGCCGGCGCCTACCACCTCCTCGATCTCAAGCAGAAGAAGTTCATGCAGTTCGTCCGCCGCGCGCCCGCGCTCGACGAGAACGCGATGGCCGCAACCACCCCGTTTGTCCTGCCCTTGGCCGACGGCACCCGCATCGAGGGCGTGCTCTCCCTGCCCCGCGAAACCCGGCTCAAACCCGTCCCGCTCGCCGTGCTCTGCCCCACGTGGCCGTGGGAATTGCGCGGCACCGAGTACTCGCGCGACTTCGACGTCCTCGCCCGCATGGGCATCGCCGTCGTGCAGTTCAACGGTCGCGGCATCTGGGGCGGCGGCCTGCGCCAGCGTGCCGCGCTCAAGGCCGGTTACGAGGAGGCGCAGATCGCGGACATCGTCGCCGTCGTGCAATTCCTCGCCGCCCGCCACGGCGTGAGCAACAAGCGCGTCGCCCTCGTCGGCCGCGGCCACGGCGGCTTCGTCGCCCTGCGCGCGCTGCAGCTCCACCCCGGCGTGTTTCGCTGCGCCGTCACGCTCGACGCCCTCGTCGACCTCGGGGCCTGGCTCGAAACCTCCGACCGCGACCAGGCCTCGTTCGGCGCCGCGCTGACGCGCGAGATGCTCGGCGACGCCGCGCGCCTCAAGGCCGCGCCGCTCGTGCGGCACCCCGAAATGATCCGTGGGCCCGTGTTCTCGCTCGCGTATCGCGGCGACACCCCCGCGCAAAAATCACTCTTCCTCGCGAACAAGCACCTCAACTCCTCCGTCGCGAATCACGTCGAGGGCACCGAGTTCTTTGAACTCGAACCCGATCACGCCGCGATGTTGCCCAAGGCCGTCGCGGACCAGTGGCGGCGGATCGAACTCTTTCTCAATAACAGCCTCTACAACTACCGCGTGGATGTCGGCTCCGACCAGATCTTGCCCGACGCACCCGATTCAACCGCGCCGCGCAAATAGCCGCGATCTTCTGCCGCCGCGCGCCTGGATTCGTCTTCGTCTATTCAGTTCCCCGCGCGCCGCTGCTTTTGTTTTCGACGCCGGCGAAACCAAAAGATCCCGACATTATCGCAGGAGTATCCGGACATTATCCCCGAGTATCTGGATATTATTCGTCAACCCATTGCGGTTAGGTGTTTTATAATTGCAGCCCTCGAACCCTCCCGATCGTCCGCTAACGCTCCCGCAAAAACGGGAAGGCGACGAGGCGTCGAGGTTACCGAGCGAATATGGGTGGATCACGCGCAACGTGTAGTAGGCGCGCGAGTGCGCAGCCCTCCGGGGCGTGGCTTTAGGCGGTAAGCGATCGGCTTTAGGCTCGGAACCTTCGGACTTGGAACCTTCCAACGTGTAACAGGGGCGCGAGTGCCCCTGACGCTCACCGCCTACCGCCGATCGCTTACCGCTTACCGCCTAAAGCCCCGCGCCCCAGAGGGGCGCGGCCGGGGCGCGGCCAAAGGCGATTTCGACCTTGCGCGACCGCCCACACGCGGTGTGCTCGACCCCTTTCGTATGTCCGCTGTCGCCACCTCGGCTTCTGCCTCGCAACCGAATCCTGATCACGTTCTCCGGCTCGCCGGCGAACTAAACATCAAGGTGTTCCAGATCGCGGCCACCGCGCAGCTCCTCGCCGAGGGCGCCACGGTCCCGTTCATCGCCCGCTACCGCAAGGAGGCCACCGGCGAACTCGACGAGGTCCAGGTCACCGCCATCCGCGACCGGCTGGAACAGCTCCGCGCGATCGATGATCGCCGCGCCGCCATCCTCGCCTCCCTCAAGGAGCGCAACCTCCTCACGCCCGAGCTCGAGAAGGCCATCAACGCCGCCGATTCCCTCACCGCCCTCGAGGATATCTACCTGCCTTTCCGCCCCAAGAAGCGCACCCGCGCCACCATCGCCAAGGAGAAGGGCCTCGAGCCCCTCGCCGACCTGCTGTTCGCCCAGGATCCCGCGACCGACGTCACCGCCGCTGCCCAGGCGTACGTGGGTCGCGAATACGTCGCCGACGACGGCAAGAAGCAGACGTCCAAGATCGAGAACCTCGAGGAGGCCCTCGCCGGTGCCCGCGACATCATCGCCGAGCGCGTCAGTGACGACAAAGACGCCCGCGCTCGCCTCCGCGCCGTGTACCAGAAGGACGCCGTGGTCTCCTCCAAGGTCATGCTCGGCAAGGAAAACGATGCCGAGGCCGCCAAGTTCAAGGACTACTTCGAATGGAGCGAGCCGCTCGCCAAGGCGCCCTCCCACCGCATCCTTGCGATGCGCCGCGGCGAAAAGGAGATGTTCCTCATGATGCGCGTGCAGCTTCCCGACGAGGCCACCGCGTTCGCCACGGTCCAGAATCTCTTCGTCAAGGCCAAGTGCCCCGCCGCCGACCAGGTCGCCCTCGCCGTCCAGGACGCCTGCAAGCGCCTGCTCGGGCCCGCGATGGAAACCGAGATGCGGCTCGAGTCCAAGAAGCGCGCCGACGAGGCCGCCATCCGCGTCTTCACCGACAATCTCCGCGAGCTCCTCCTCGCCGCCCCGCTCGGCCAGCGCGCCGTCCTCGCCATCGACCCGG
Protein-coding regions in this window:
- a CDS encoding tagaturonate epimerase family protein, whose translation is MSSINAFLLKNNLRIATNPCVSPDFCLDWPELRRELTSGASVKAYAKSRFETKAGSWTLLENAHGDCAWRLEGPGASAMVLADGVALPGGAFAFPATFANLLQLKNLIQEHNPQSTIFPTAGAKLGQSTLGIGARFTTLHWPAVDWAMSALNLGVTANQNSIPRELVYDVDVMLGGKLDTVPFPFIGTNVPEGHQGQSVEGMSHGCVMAKLKTGFHHRGVAWSFNADHQPIGGKFDVREDALVNGCVLASYITFDLSPELAQTKVPADAEAWVKANVPADLVAKVKARVKAAGLTVNDAEAAKLLAYVWPAVEKMKRRDAKYAAARARLFTTPAGRTYLRELSIDELPGLTTPETTAIMLSLCEELGMHINFVAPAFGFQKNMPYPDNNALRALIEKQWAVCRKFDASIGFHSGSGKSAENYQVMGQVTGGRLEIKTSGRYTYEMGRALFASKNAADQALWRDWYKFTLELAQAGAFSTDPTEQKMARVFITDALGKAGKGTDVFGSPTVTRAALESLTPSPEHMFWFEYNFLYVLAGGGRAEKAALGDHTPAGYQQRARFYSISEEGRLNFAKNIARYIIFLARNTALASHETCAAAERLLERYTSLNEMLNDISK
- a CDS encoding prolyl oligopeptidase family serine peptidase, with amino-acid sequence MHPVASTPSSALRATLIALACATLCPDAALRAAPKPGVDLPVPAIKTAPATMETLLDSHRFEDLFAPFRTDTVALSPDGKLLAYTVHEKDELYVCILPIDAPKELMARLLVLTDELATPMMQARSGENTPARLRWLCWVTPTRLVFETNRVFPYTRKSGDWANASGEIIAVDADGKNPRSLANPRAIRRPFENRVNSPTASALAAEAAAPAPSIDDPLANIRTQKNELMDIDESRGGEPATLRVIGLHPTAADQILLRTEGRTFKVYEANVLTGEIRQRSEETSVPNTLTLLDRLGRPRVSVVTSFRAAFPRTFVLEPATLTGQRRALSEQTEVPGFAIAPESYFGTRAVPLGFDDNPDILYYASNVGRDTYGFYALDLTTGKRTIRAIETPAFDLYRPQPGTFGDAGAFGYQGEATGGSSSSNGTDPFAAALAAAAGDADDPDPNRPGSPDLVHDRYRHTLAGIRFEGLSRSAVWLVPELRVVQGWLATNLPGQTAEIIDWDQAMERVLVLVRRATDAGAYHLLDLKQKKFMQFVRRAPALDENAMAATTPFVLPLADGTRIEGVLSLPRETRLKPVPLAVLCPTWPWELRGTEYSRDFDVLARMGIAVVQFNGRGIWGGGLRQRAALKAGYEEAQIADIVAVVQFLAARHGVSNKRVALVGRGHGGFVALRALQLHPGVFRCAVTLDALVDLGAWLETSDRDQASFGAALTREMLGDAARLKAAPLVRHPEMIRGPVFSLAYRGDTPAQKSLFLANKHLNSSVANHVEGTEFFELEPDHAAMLPKAVADQWRRIELFLNNSLYNYRVDVGSDQILPDAPDSTAPRK